One segment of Chionomys nivalis chromosome 1, mChiNiv1.1, whole genome shotgun sequence DNA contains the following:
- the LOC130889405 gene encoding LOW QUALITY PROTEIN: olfactory receptor 9A4 (The sequence of the model RefSeq protein was modified relative to this genomic sequence to represent the inferred CDS: inserted 3 bases in 2 codons; substituted 1 base at 1 genomic stop codon) — protein sequence MLGHYTSANGFYLVGFPGSEKLPHVLFATFCFFYLVSLVGNTVITVIACVDKRLQFPLCFFLVHLSVLEILLTTIIVPVMLWGLLLPGMQAISVAGCVVQLFLQLALLTTEFSLLGAMAVDPYVAVCNPLRYNVIMSSCTCSAVVIVSXLFGFLYQIWPVYATFHVTYCKSNVVDNFFCDRGQLLKLPCDNTIFLEFILFLMAVFVLFGSXVSTIVSYTYIISATLKIPSXRKAFSTCASHFTCIVTGYRCCLFLYVKPKQTQASDYNRVVSVMISIITPFLHPFIFTLRNDKVIKSSLFRGFKV from the exons ATGTTGGGGCATTACACTAGTGCCAATGGGTTTTATCTTGTTGGTTTCCCTGGCTCTGAAAAGCTGCCCCACGTCCTTTTTGCTACCTTCTGCTTCTTCTACTTAGTGTCCCTAGTGGGGAACACAGTCATCACCGTGATCGCCTGTGTGGATAAACGCCTGCAATTCCCCCTGTGTTTCTTTCTGGTTCACCTCTCCGTCCTGGAGATCCTGCTCACAACCATTATTGTTCCCGTGATGCTTTGGGGGCTGCTGCTCCCCGGCATGCAGGCAATATCTGTGGCTGGATGTGTGGTACAACTCTTTCTGCAACTTGCCCTGTTGACCACGGAGTTTTCCTTGCTCGGAGCGATGGCTGTGGACCCTTATGTGGCTGTCTGCAACCCTTTGAGGTACAACGTCATCATGAGCAGCTGCACCTGCAGTGCCGTGGTAATTGTGTCATGATTATTTGGGTTCCTTTATCAAATCTGGCCGGTTTATGCCACATTTCACGTTACCTACTGCAAATCAAATGTGGTAGATAATTTCTTCTGTGACCGAGGGCAGTTGCTCAAATTACCCTGCGATAACACTATTTTCCTAGAGTTTATCCTCTTTTTAATGGCTGTTTTTGTTCTCTTTGGTT CTGTATCTACCATTGTCTCCTACACCTACATCATCTCCGCCACCCTCAAGATTCCCTC GAGGAAAGCCTTTTCTACCTGCGCCTCCCACTTCACCTGTATTGTGACTGGCTACCGCTGCTGCTTGTTCCTGTATGTGAAACCCAAGCAAACGCAGGCATCTGATTACAACAGAGTGGTTTCCGTGATGATTTCCATCATAACTCCATTCCTCCACCCTTTCATCTTCACGCTCCGTAATGACAAAGTCATCAAATCATCTCTGTTCAGAGGCTTTAAGGTgtga